AACATAGCTGAGGCAGAATATGGGATCAGTAGTTCTGGAAATGTCAAAGTACTTTCTATACGTTCCAAGTCCAACGGAGGAAGGATAGATGGAAGAAGACGTGCTTTAGTGATTTGGAGGAGAAAGGGTATTTGCATGAAATGGAAGAAATGTTTTGAGTGTAAGGTATATCCTGAAAGATACATAAAACAGAGTTGGGGAGAATGAGATAAGAGGAGGAGTGGAAGATGTCAAGGGCACAGGATATAGCTCTAAAATGGAGCAAATTAGTATTTGGATAGAACTAGTTCAGCTCTTAAGTTGGCAAAAATATAATGTTTTAGCTTCAGAAAATGTGCTGAGAATAACAACACTTGTCCCTCCATATGATCTACATAACAAGTACAGAAACTTTTTAATTCAaagtttaaatttaattaaattctCTCATGGAAGGTAAACTAAGTCTGCATATTTTTATCAATGTTTGTTGGGGGAGTGGGTTATTAGAAATAGCGATTAAATGCTTTTGTGTTCAGATTTACGAAGTGGATTCCAACTAAATAAATTCTACACATCTTCAACAGAGCTTACACTTGCTTTCTGAATTTTCATCATTACTGGCTTATGCTTTGTGTTTAATGTACTGTATATATACAAGGAACATCTTATAAAGCCTCATGTAGTTTTCCAGGCTTGCAGGGGACCATACAATGTAGTAAAACAGGAGCAGAACTTGTACTGTAACATTGTGTAACTAAAGTGCTTGCTGCTTAAAACTGTTTGTCCTTCTTGCAGATCTTCAGGATTTGTTTGAAAAGACAGATCAAGGCACTGATGGAAAGCTATCCTATGAAGATCTCCAGACTCTGGTTGGCTTGGCAATACAAGAGCCACAGAGCTTTAAGGAATTTGATACAGACGGGGATGAAAAGTACTCATTACCAGAACTGAGATTAGCGTTAGGTGTATAGCATACATATTTAGAAATGCAGTATTGATGAACTTTACTATAGCTACTGAAAACTGCAAAAGCTACATCTGCACTTTGCCCAGCATCCTTCAGATCTTTGGAGCTAACTTTATGTACATGTTGCCACCTTTTTAATTTGCATTCTTTGGAtatatttaaagatttttttaaagtgttttatcTATGGCATAATGTTAAGAAGTTCCTTCAAAATTCCAGGAAGATCGTAAACTCAAACTATGTTAGGAATCATCAGCCaacattttctttccctttaagGGGCATTCTTGTGTTTAAATTGGAATATGTGTACATATAGACAAACCCATGTTTTATATTTCACATAAATTTGCCTTAAATTAGAGAGCTGCACTTTATATAGAGCCAGAAGAAATCAGTCTTTTAAAGGTAGGCCTTTTCTGcttgtaaatatttgaaataGAATAAATTATGCATATTTTAGGGAGGGGGGTGTTTTCAGGGCTGTGTTGATGACCATGCTGATTTGTAAACCATAAAAATGCAGGATAGTCTGGAGGCAGAGGGTATTTCAGTTTCCACTTGGATTTTAAATGGCCAGTGCATCCAGGGATGGTATTTGAGCTCAGACTGAGGCAGGTGCAAGGCATGATTTCTCATGCCATCTTGCAGAGGGCTTTCATTTTAAGAGGCAAAGATTGAGaaatttgttgttttgttttacattctGAGCCCATCAGAATAATGACATGACTGGGACTGGGTAAGGGACCCAGTTCAGTGTTTCCTTTTAACTTTGTTGCATCCAGGGTTATAATTTGTGGGAGGAGGGCGGCTATACGTTGGAAACTATTGGACCATTTTAATTGACGCTTAGTTTAAAGCAAGCTTGTCcactgaagctgctgctgctggctgccatCATGACAAGGTAACTTGCACCCCTACTATGTTCCATGTTCTTGGCAAGCTTACAAGTGCGATAGTCTCCCTGACTGGTGTTGGTGTTATTTTTAACAGAGCTTGACACTCCCAGTTTCTTCCTTCTAATATTGTTTCATGTTATTAGTCAGACCAAGAGCAGTTTGTTTCTAAACAAGCCTCTTTTGTGCTGCAGTGTCACCAACAGGATGGGAAAGCCTACAATAGAGAACTTGGATGCAGTTTCCTTGCTGCATGAATGTTCATAGTTCTGAGGGTCTTAGATGACTGTGTATTCTTCTCGTTCAAAGGGGGACAAAAGGCAGGTGCAGGGTAAGATTGTACAACATACATCTTTTTTTATTGATGAGTGCAATATACATTTTCTTTACTATAGGTACTGCTTTGACCTTGAAACAAATATCCACACCCAGAGAAGAACGTACTAATATGTTCATACTATAAATATTATAAATCTAAACTTGAAGACCGCAATATCCAGAACCGTTTTCTGGAACATACAAAAAGTCTTTTGCAGAATGTAGTCTCCCACAGGCCAGATCAGGGACAAATTAGACTTTATAGAAATAATTTCATGGGCCACAAGCATAATTCATAGCTCTTTTTTTGGTCATTTAAATATTGATTTAGTGGACTGTGAAATATACTGATGGTCTATTGACATGGGCTGTCTGGAAGTTTATTCAGTTAGTTTTATGTGACTTTGAATGGGATGATTATAATTTTACAAGGAAATATTCTCTGGAAGTAGTCAAATCAGTGAAAGGTTTAGCAAAATGGAACCCTTTCCTAAGTTATCTAGTCTGTTGCACCATCacttttctgttctgttttgggCATGTTTGCTTTGCCCAACAGGGAGATGCTTTCATTGATGTGAAGTTTTGAAATGCAGTATAACCTGGCTTCTAAGGCAAGTAGAAGTCAACACTTCCTTCTTTTGACCAGTTTCCTCACCCCTTTTATACACGTCTGTATAAATCCCTTAACCAAATAAAAATTCTAGCAATAAAAAAATAACCATTCTGGTATTTTATTTGTACATTCTGTATCATAGTTGTATGCCAGAATTTGCACGGTATTTTTGGAAGGTTTATTTGTATGAAACAAAACTTAGGTAAAAGGTAAAACTTAGAATTGTCTATAACCTCAACttgaaatgtttttgttgttgcagtttgttttaattttgtagGACTCTTCTGTGGTAATGAGAGGTCTTACTCAAACAAAACTCTCTGGAAAGAGTGCATGCATCTCCAATCTCTAGTATTTTTATGGCCTGTATATGGCATTGGTACTGAATTGATCAATTATTGAGGCACTAAGACATGAGACCATTCTGTAGTGCTGGTTAACCTTGGTTAATGTGCATATTGGATACATAGTGCCATCTCTAAGGTCATTAACTGGCATTGTCACAAAGTCTGCAGTCTTACTATGATTATGGAGTAGACACATACAAGGAATTTAACAAAATAgggtcattttaaaaatacagtgaaTTATTGTTCATTGCTGATTAGTTCCTTTTACGTTTAATTTTGGCACTGCAGGCAGCCATCCTAATCTCAAAGTATTGCTCAGCTTTCAAATGCTCGAGACTTGTACTACTTCTCAGTTGCCGCTGATGTCATCAGTCCATGTGCTGGCCTTGATTTGTTAGGTAAGGCACCAGCAGATTGTTGCTGATAGTCCAAAGACCTTATCTGCATTACTGTTGACAGGTCCGTGGTAGCTGCAGGTATGTTAAACACTTGCCTAGatttgctctgagcagggtgaaATGATTGGTGGCTGGCTGGTCTACATTTCCACCATCTGGCACTAGTGGGAAATCAAGCCAAAAAGTCTAACAGTCTAATCAAGCCACAGTTGGTGTGACTTTTTTAATCATGTTCTGTCAGTCATGGGACTTaatgcttccccccacccccccaactagAACAGCTCTTCCAAAATGAAACAGTGGGATCGTTCATGGAAGATACATGGATCCTAAATTCTAGTCTCTCACTGTGCTGAACTCCATGGATTCCAGTGTCGTTACTCTTTACTTACCCTAGAAAGGCTCAGCCATGGGCACTAGGATGCAGTACTTAAAGGAAGATGCTGCCACAGAAGTACCAGTGAAACTTTCTTATACCTTGGCTAGTGGGAGCCCAAGCAGGAAAGGGTCAAGTGTGAGAAGCAGAGGAGGGTTTAAGGAGATGGGTTTACTTTGAGAGAGCAGATGGAGAAGTGGACTTGACAGAAGTCTGGGCAGCAGTGGAAGTTTGAAAAAGGTTGCCTCTAAGCATTGAGAAAGGGACAGGAGAGAAGGTGCATCACTCTATTAAATGGGCTTTTAAAATCATTCTGACTTTCATGCTCTTACCTTAGTGATGTAGACTCCTGTTTGAGAATACCTACCTGAGAAGCCTCTGGACTCTCCTGTTAAACTAGTGCTAAAGCATTGCACTGGTGTAGCCAGTTGGTGTCCAGGATGCTTAAAAACCCATTTTATAGCCTATCCTATAATTGTAAATAATTTCCAAGTTGTtttgcagtgatttttttttgtagttttgtTTTCATATACATTTATATTCTTGCCtgctaatttgtttttaaacttagaTTTACTAAACTCAGATTTTAGACTCAACAGTGTATAAGGACCATTTTGTTAATTTTAGTTTACCTGACCTTTCCTGTACAATAAGTGAAATCTTGGCTTTATTTGAATAAAGTAGGACCTATTTTGGAAATGTACTGATCTCTATAGGGGGTAAATTAAAGCTGATTTTAGTTACTGAATTCTGCACATGTCATCATGTAACATAACTGTTTAATTTATcgaaataaaatatttcctttttttagtGAGTACTTGAGTAAATCATTTATGGACTAAACAGCACTAGAGTGATAagcagataaaataaaaataaaaaaaaaaaagtgagaagaCATTGCAAATTGAGATCAGCTTCACTTTCCCTGCTGTTTCAAACGTTCAACTTCAGCACATGGGTACTGGTCATAAAACCTTttattctgttcaggttcttatcCCACCCTTGTTGCCATAGTATCAGAGTACCTTCCAGAAGTGCACTAAGCAATGTGacagacatttatgtgtaattttTTCCTCTCCAAGGAGAAAATTCTGATTTCAATTAGTTTTTATCTGCTGTGTGTGCTCTTGAAGGAGAGAACAAAGAAATGCTTTACACTTGGAAAGTGATGTTTGCGTCAATTCTTTCATCAGCGTCTTTCATGATTGGGATAAAAAGGAGTTatgaatactttttaaaaaattacagacAGTTTCTCTAGACAAAATTAAGTGTTGTCCATTCAGCTTTCAAACTAGAGGTGGctgggaaaaaaatttttttttttccccaaaggggCATCTCAAACTTTTAAAACATTCAGGAAATTACCAAAAAATTTATGTGGGGAAAATTCTGCTCCAATCTAATATTAACCATGCATATTGTTGATGGTCAAACTAATGTTCTAGCCTAAGTTGATATTCAAACTCCCTCAACCTTCAAAGATTGAAATCCTGGCTGTATTAAAAATCAATGTCAAAACTCTCTGACTTCATTggacccaggatttcacccctagttTATAATGGAACCATGGTTATAACCTTAATTATGAAGAAATTTTCTCCATAATTAAAATAGCAACGCAAAACAAGGCTCTAGCATGGATTTGCCACTCTTACCCAATCCAGCCATAGCTGGGGTTATGTGATTTGGGGTGAAAGGATGAAAAATGCCATAcctgtgtggcttttttttttttttttttaaattaaacctcaAGAAAAGGGGGAGGGGTCTGCAGCTCAGTAAGTTGCTTATTTTGATACAGTGCTTTGGTCAGTGGTCTGGACATGAAAATAAGAGAAGGTGCATTCTATACTAATCAGAATGTGAAGATGCAAAACAAACTGCAAAGCTGGGCAAATGGCTTTCGTGGAGATTTCATGAGGAATCAAATAGCCGGTTAAATCCTAACTGGAGATGTACATATAGAAGTTGAAATTGGAGGAGTTCAGGTTTAATTCCCTCAAAGGGGGAAGTAACTCTACTGCAGCTCCTACGGATAACAAAGAAAACCCATTTAAGGTGCCTTTTGAAAGTATTCTGGTGACAATAGCTTGTTTTATTTGACTTTTAaaagttttatgtttttattttggtttccATCCCAAATGATGCAGTCCACTGTGGGTCTGTCATGAGTTATATCTCACAAGCAGAGTTGCCATTACTGAGGTGGCATCTCACATTTCCTAATGTAACAAAGTCAGGAAGAGAGCTGAATGGTACAGTCCTTGATGGAATGGCTGAAAAAGGATAAGAGGTTGAATGATGGAGCAGCGGTGGCAGGCTGGAGAGTGAACAAGCCCATGGCAGTTCCTGAAACACCAGTTTGTATGAACCCATACCTGTGAGGGAAGGGAAGAAAGCTCCATCCCTGCCTGTAGTGGTCTCTCTGTCAAAGCTTTTGCCATTTTGCTTTGGGCTAGCACTGGACTCTGGAGTGCATACCTCTGCTTTAATCCCATAATGAGCTCTCTTGTTAGCCCAGTGAACTACTGCATTGGGGAAGAATGTTTCGCTCCTCATCAGCTCAACCCACGCTTTTGCACGTTGCTCCCGCTGGACGACTTTCTTCCAGTGAAAGAAAAACATGCTACTGAAGATCAAGATGTAACATAGCCCTAGGCTCGCAAAGTAGAGAGGCAGCCAACCTAAAAAGCAAGAGCAGAGGataagctctttggtgcagggatCATATCTATTATAGCATTTGTGCAGCATCCAGCATGATAGGAAACTTAAGTTTGATTGATTAGGTCCTTTTTGGAGCTATCCTATTCTAAATGACACTAAGTGGTCagtcatttgtttgtttgtttttttaacccaattCCATTTAGGAGAGAATTTTCCCCTCTTTCCCTTTCTATCTTTTAGTAGCTGCACCTGTTTTGTATGTGTGGATCTTGGTATTTGAGGCTAGAGTTCAAGTAACATCTGAGTGTTAATTattctaaaaatataattagactAGGATCTATTTGAGTGAACCTAAACTGCAGCTTTAAAACATGTATGTGATTGCCCTGCACAAATGAGCACCAGTTGAAACTGGTGTAACCCCCTCTCTGGACATTCTTTCTTTGGCTTAAACTGTTCCTTACTGACTTAAGCTAAGTGTCCATGCAGCCTTTTTTGCAATGGTTTTACTAAATGTGGTTTAAGTAACACCTTTAATCCAACTCTGTATTTAGATTTTCCCCAGGCTATCTGGAAAGCCATGTTCAAATCCCAGAAGTGCCAGTTTAGACTGAACATGCAGTTTGTGTAAAAGTCtttaggaaatattttttaaaataatgacctGTTAACTCTGTGtataattatagaaatgtaggcctggaaaTGACCTCTAGAGGTCACCAGTCCgtccgccctgccctgcccatgaggcaggaccaagtaaatccaGACCATTGcggacaggtgtttatctaacctgttcttaaaaatctctagtgACTGGGGATCCACATGTTAAAGACcatgtggtattttgggtaagggaAGGACCTGGTCTCTGGCTCGAAAATCTACCCCGTTGTGCAAAAGTAGCAAGGCTGTTACTATGTGAAGTACTTGGGGATCCTTCAGTAAGAAATGTAATGTCAGCACAGGCTATTCTAGTAAAGGCACCGGGGAACCGATTGTTTTTGGCTAATTGAAAGAGCTGCTTTTAGTCTGTGGGGGCATAAATAGTGCATAGCCAGCAGCAAGGAGACACAAACAGTGGGGTCTGGTTGATGGGGGTTATCACCAGACAAGTAAAAAGGGCCAGTTCTGAGCTGGGTGCAGGAATTACAAGGTGAACTTCTGGCATGTGTTCTGAGGAGCTCCGGCTAGACGAACATACTGGGTCCTTCGTGCCTTAAAACCTATGGCTGTGCTGTTACCAAATGCCTTTTGAACATACCAAATCTATCTGCAGTCCATTAGTAAAGCTAATAAAATTCATAGATGTTAAAGAATCTAGATTGAAATATTGCCTCTTCAGACAATCACTTGCTAATGTCGCCTTCCAAATTTCCGAGGAGCAGGGGCCGTTCTTAACACTTGTCGCAAAATAGCAATTGTACCAGCTTAGTAGCAAGATTCCATTTAACCGTAAGTAGCAGTCTGCTGGCTGGGTGCGTGATCTTATTTGCTAGCCCATTTCACTTACACAATATTATGTGAGGTTTCAGAAAAAAGAACATCTCAAGGAGGTAATAGAAAACTGATGACAAGTTTTCAGATGGTAAATATGGTACTCACTGCTGGGGATAATCATTGTTTACCTACAACGTACTCTTTGAAGAGGTGTGGGTAATAATCACAGGTCTGTGTTggttcccatccctgctctggagtggggaggaaaggagggatgtTGAAGGCACAAATACACTGAGATTACAGCCGGTGCCTTTGATGTAACAGAACTGCAGCAGCTGAGCATTCTAGGTCTCACAATGGAACAATggttgctgctgcagctgcatcaGGAAGAGCTAGAACATCAGCCTTGGGGGTTCACGGCACTCCTGGGGCTGTGGGCCTCAATATCTGGTGGCATAAAATAAACCCATGTTGTGGCTGTTGGAAATATCTCTTTAAAACGTGTGAAACTGCTAATAGAAGTGTGAATAAAGCTATGTCTAAACTAGAAACTttacagcagcacagatgtaTCGCTGCTGCTGCGCCACtctaaggtctcctgtgtagctgctctgtgccaataggagagagctctcccgctgGCATAATTAAAGCACCTCCAatgagtggcggtagctatgtcaatgagagagtgtctcccaccaacatagtgctgtccacatggGCTGGTGCTTCtctcagtgtaacttatgttgaccaggggtgtgttttttcacatttgACCAACAGAAGTTTTATCAACAAAATCatggtgtagacaaagccttactcTATGCAAAGACAGAAATTCCTCCAGCTAACATCGAAGCCAGAGGCTGATCTATCACTGTATACACAGCAGAGACTTGGGGTAGTGTGTTCATAGGCTTGGCAGGATTTGATTTTTGTATATACTGATTACAGTATATAATTTTGATATCAACatgtattttaaagcatttttttgtagatttaaattttcacagttgaggGAAAGGAAGGTGGAgagaattatttaatgacagtagctgTTGAGATTCTAAAAGTTAAAGCTTTTAAAACACGAACTACCAACAGCGCATATCCaaatataaaaagtaaatatCCTGACATCAGTCTCTAagtttaaaagcagcatttttccttactttgcctgtctgtacATTTCAATTGTTATGGAAATACTTTTTGTGGATTTGTGGGTGTGTTTGGGTGAAACTGATGtttacagtcagggccggctttaggaagtgtgggcccaattcgaacatttttggcggggccctggcagggatgactgaaaaaaaaaaaaaaagcctttcatgtcttccatgtattatttactttccataactatataaataatacaactatatattatgtacattgcatcatatatgctgttgattggttattaatgactgctgtttcacatgtgtgggtccccgccactccctgggggtgtgcacatgtgtgggttccagctgctccctgcccccctcattgaagcaggtgtgcagggttactgccctgggaactgcagggcagcagtggacatggggctggctgcaggcagggcaaggggtgcggggctggctggagacgggtgtgtggggcgggctggcttcaggcagagccgcagggggatgcagcaggggttggcagggctggagacaggagtgtgagactggctggcttcaggcaggggggtgcagcaggggttggct
The DNA window shown above is from Gopherus flavomarginatus isolate rGopFla2 chromosome 7, rGopFla2.mat.asm, whole genome shotgun sequence and carries:
- the TEX38 gene encoding testis-expressed protein 38; the protein is MLHKCYNRYDPCTKELILCSCFLGWLPLYFASLGLCYILIFSSMFFFHWKKVVQREQRAKAWVELMRSETFFPNAVVHWANKRAHYGIKAEVCTPESSASPKQNGKSFDRETTTGRDGAFFPSLTGMGSYKLVFQELPWACSLSSLPPLLHHSTSYPFSAIPSRTVPFSSLPDFVTLGNVRCHLSNGNSACEI